One segment of Pseudobythopirellula maris DNA contains the following:
- the acs gene encoding acetate--CoA ligase: MSSAETSRSIDTVMREERLFPPPEAFSHRAHFKSLDEYEVVWEAAAADPPAFWEKLAREELHWFEPFTETLRWNEPQSQPFVAEWFVGGKTNACYNCVDKHVAEGRGDKVAILWEGEPGDSLSLTYAELQTEVSKFANALKSLGVVPGDRVSIYMPMTPELAIAMLACARIGAVHSVIFAGFSAEAIADRNNDAGTKVMLTADGAWRRGKALALKETVDEALAKSATVEHCVVLKRTGQEVPWTEGRDHWWHDLMQEASADCPATPMDSEAPLFILYTSGSTGKPKGIKHTTAGYNLYAKKTYEWVFDYQEDDVYWCTADCGWITGHSYLVYGPMAAGATCVMYEGAPNHPAEDRFWEIIEKYKVSVFYTAPTAIRAFIKWGDEHVDKHDLSSLRLLGSVGEGINPEAWMWYHTKIGGERCPIVDTWWQTETGGIMMSPLPGAIAAKPGSCTKPLPGVIPKIVDEQGAEVGADQGGMLTVAHPWPGMLRGLWGDDDRYKEVYWSKVPGKYLAGDNARCDSDGYYWIMGRIDDVLNVSGHRLSTIEIESALVSHPAVAEAAAVGRPHELKGEAVAVFVTLKDAEPTDELRKELKLHVRKEIGALAQPDDIRFTNSLPKTRSGKIMRRLLRDIAAGKELVGDTSTVEDYAALAKLRDDEE; the protein is encoded by the coding sequence ATGTCTTCCGCCGAGACTTCCCGTTCGATCGACACCGTGATGCGTGAAGAGCGACTCTTCCCGCCGCCCGAGGCTTTTTCGCACCGGGCCCACTTCAAGTCGCTCGACGAGTACGAGGTGGTGTGGGAGGCGGCCGCGGCCGACCCGCCGGCGTTCTGGGAGAAGCTCGCCCGCGAAGAGCTGCACTGGTTCGAGCCGTTCACCGAGACGCTCCGCTGGAACGAGCCGCAGAGCCAGCCCTTTGTGGCCGAGTGGTTCGTCGGCGGCAAGACGAACGCCTGCTACAACTGCGTCGACAAGCACGTGGCCGAGGGCCGCGGCGACAAGGTGGCCATCCTCTGGGAGGGCGAACCGGGCGACTCGCTCTCGCTCACTTACGCCGAGTTGCAGACCGAGGTCTCGAAGTTCGCCAACGCCCTTAAGTCGCTCGGCGTCGTGCCCGGCGATCGCGTTTCGATCTACATGCCGATGACCCCCGAGCTGGCGATCGCGATGCTCGCATGCGCGCGGATCGGCGCCGTCCACTCGGTGATCTTCGCCGGCTTCAGCGCCGAGGCGATCGCCGACCGCAACAACGACGCCGGCACGAAGGTGATGCTCACCGCCGACGGCGCTTGGCGCCGCGGCAAGGCGCTCGCGCTTAAGGAGACCGTCGACGAGGCGTTGGCCAAGTCGGCCACCGTCGAGCACTGCGTGGTGCTCAAGCGGACCGGGCAAGAGGTCCCCTGGACCGAGGGCCGCGACCACTGGTGGCACGACCTCATGCAGGAAGCGTCGGCCGACTGCCCCGCCACGCCGATGGACAGCGAGGCGCCGCTGTTCATCCTCTACACCTCAGGATCGACCGGCAAACCGAAGGGCATCAAGCACACCACGGCAGGCTACAACCTGTACGCCAAGAAGACGTACGAGTGGGTCTTCGACTACCAAGAGGACGACGTCTACTGGTGCACCGCGGACTGCGGCTGGATCACGGGGCACAGCTACTTGGTTTACGGACCGATGGCCGCCGGCGCCACCTGCGTGATGTACGAGGGCGCGCCCAACCACCCGGCCGAAGACCGCTTCTGGGAGATCATCGAGAAGTACAAAGTTTCGGTCTTTTACACCGCGCCCACGGCGATCCGGGCGTTCATCAAGTGGGGCGACGAGCACGTCGACAAGCACGACCTCAGCTCGTTGCGGCTGCTGGGCAGTGTGGGCGAAGGGATCAACCCCGAGGCGTGGATGTGGTACCACACGAAGATCGGCGGCGAACGCTGCCCGATCGTCGACACTTGGTGGCAAACCGAGACCGGCGGCATCATGATGTCGCCCCTGCCGGGCGCAATCGCCGCCAAACCGGGCAGCTGCACCAAGCCGCTACCGGGCGTCATCCCAAAGATTGTCGACGAACAGGGCGCCGAGGTCGGCGCCGACCAGGGCGGCATGCTGACGGTCGCCCACCCCTGGCCAGGCATGCTGCGTGGCTTGTGGGGTGACGACGATCGCTACAAGGAAGTCTACTGGTCCAAGGTCCCTGGCAAGTACCTGGCGGGCGACAACGCCCGTTGCGACTCGGACGGTTACTACTGGATCATGGGCCGCATCGACGACGTGCTCAACGTCTCGGGCCACAGGCTCTCGACGATCGAGATCGAGTCGGCGCTCGTCTCGCACCCGGCTGTGGCCGAGGCGGCGGCCGTCGGCCGGCCCCACGAACTCAAAGGCGAGGCCGTGGCCGTGTTCGTTACGCTCAAGGACGCCGAGCCGACCGATGAACTCCGCAAGGAGCTCAAGCTGCACGTCCGCAAGGAGATCGGCGCCCTGGCCCAGCCGGACGATATCCGCTTCACGAACTCGCTGCCGAAGACACGCAGCGGCAAGATCATGCGGCGTCTGCTTCGCGACATCGCCGCCGGCAAGGAACTGGTGGGCGACACCTCGACCGTGGAGGACTACGCCGCGCTGGCGAAGCTGCGCGACGACGAGGAGTGA
- a CDS encoding glycosyltransferase family 2 protein: MPRPLTVVVPVLNESASLAELVAELRATAAANDYAMQIVLVDDGSTDGSWRTIQGLAAQDPLLEGVRFRRNFGKAAALSAGFGQAEHAVIVTMDADLQDNPGEIPKLLAALDGEGAGKELDVVSGWKVDRQDPWHKRWPSLAFNRLVSGLTRVRLNDHNCGLKAYRREVLDEVSLYGELHRFIPVLAASRGFRVGEVAVHHRPRKHGESKYGASRIFKGFLDLLTVKFLTRFGDRPQHLLGGVGLASFLAGAAGLSYLAVRWGVSRALPGMEPIHLHETAAMFYSIALCVVGSQFLSMGLIAELVASMLHREGEAYSIAEHVDGSEQAPAERPATDTHSDQRAEAS, encoded by the coding sequence ATGCCCCGTCCCCTAACCGTTGTCGTGCCCGTGCTCAACGAGTCGGCGAGTCTCGCCGAGCTTGTCGCCGAGCTGCGCGCCACGGCGGCGGCGAACGACTACGCGATGCAAATCGTGCTGGTCGACGACGGCTCGACCGACGGCTCGTGGCGTACGATCCAGGGGCTAGCCGCCCAAGACCCGTTGCTCGAAGGGGTCCGCTTTCGGCGCAACTTTGGCAAGGCCGCGGCGCTCAGCGCTGGCTTTGGCCAAGCGGAGCACGCCGTCATCGTGACGATGGACGCCGACCTGCAGGACAACCCGGGCGAGATCCCCAAGCTGCTCGCCGCCCTCGACGGCGAAGGCGCAGGCAAGGAGCTCGACGTGGTGAGCGGCTGGAAGGTCGACCGCCAAGACCCGTGGCACAAGCGTTGGCCGTCGTTGGCGTTCAACCGCTTGGTCAGCGGGCTCACGCGCGTGCGGCTGAACGATCACAACTGCGGCCTGAAGGCGTACCGCCGCGAGGTGCTCGACGAGGTGAGCCTCTACGGCGAGCTGCACCGGTTCATCCCGGTGCTGGCCGCCTCGCGCGGCTTCCGCGTGGGCGAGGTCGCTGTCCACCACCGCCCGCGCAAACACGGCGAGTCGAAGTACGGCGCGTCGCGGATCTTCAAGGGGTTCCTCGACCTGCTGACGGTGAAGTTCCTGACCCGCTTCGGCGACCGGCCGCAGCACCTGCTGGGGGGCGTCGGTTTGGCGTCGTTCTTGGCCGGGGCGGCCGGGCTCTCGTACTTGGCGGTCCGCTGGGGCGTGTCACGAGCCTTGCCCGGCATGGAGCCGATCCACCTGCACGAGACCGCGGCGATGTTCTACTCGATCGCGCTGTGCGTCGTCGGGTCGCAGTTCCTCTCGATGGGGCTGATCGCCGAGCTCGTTGCGTCGATGCTCCACCGTGAGGGCGAGGCTTACTCCATCGCCGAGCACGTCGACGGCAGCGAGCAGGCCCCTGCGGAGCGGCCCGCAACTGACACGCACAGCGACCAACGAGCCGAGGCGTCATGA